One genomic region from Streptomyces sp. NBC_00582 encodes:
- a CDS encoding ATP-binding protein, which translates to MPDSAPAEVTMALDGADGCIAVARSQAVDFLTRAQSEHGLPVSARTLDLAQLVVSELVTNALKYAPGPVLLHLRIVGGTVEIEVWDSDPTLPLARAADAGRVGQHGLEIVMAVAQGFEAQREPVGKRVTARLALFDDPLLG; encoded by the coding sequence ATGCCGGATTCCGCACCTGCCGAGGTGACCATGGCCCTGGACGGGGCCGACGGCTGTATCGCTGTCGCCCGGAGTCAGGCGGTGGACTTCCTGACCCGGGCCCAGTCCGAGCACGGGCTGCCGGTGTCGGCCCGCACCCTGGACCTGGCACAGTTGGTGGTCAGCGAGTTGGTCACCAACGCGCTGAAGTACGCGCCCGGACCGGTCCTGCTCCACCTGCGGATCGTCGGCGGCACGGTGGAGATAGAGGTGTGGGACAGCGATCCGACGCTTCCGCTGGCCCGGGCGGCCGATGCCGGGCGGGTCGGGCAGCACGGGCTGGAGATCGTGATGGCGGTGGCCCAGGGCTTCGAGGCGCAGCGGGAGCCGGTCGGCAAGCGCGTCACGGCCCGGCTCGCCCTGTTCGACGATCCGCTGCTGGGCTGA